A portion of the Apteryx mantelli isolate bAptMan1 chromosome 29, bAptMan1.hap1, whole genome shotgun sequence genome contains these proteins:
- the ERLIN2 gene encoding erlin-2 isoform X1 translates to MAQLGAIAALVLSFLAAAFLSAIHKIEEGHIGVYYRGGALLTSTSGPGFHLMLPFITSYKSVQTTLQTDEVKNVPCGTSGGVMIYFDRIEVVNFLIQSAVYDIVKNYTADYDKALIFNKIHHELNQFCSVHTLQEVYIELFDQIDENLKLALQQDLTTMAPGLIIQAVRVTKPNIPETIRRNYELMESEKTKLLIAAQKQKVVEKEAETERKKALIEAEKIAQVAEITYGQKVMEKETEKRISEIEDAAFLAREKARADAECYTAMKVAEANKLKLTPEYLQLMKYKAIAANSKIYFGKDIPNMFMDHAGSRTKLADGLAEGVQDDDGAGTSEDTKLPHNIN, encoded by the exons atGGCCCAGCTGGGCGCCATCGCGGCGCTGGTGCTCAGCTTCCTGGCCGCCGCCTTCCTCTCGGCCATCCACAAGATCGAGGAGGGGCACATCGGCGTCTACTACCG CGGCGGGGCGCTGCTGACCTCCACCAGCGGCCCCGGCTTCCACCTCATGCTGCCCTTCATCACCTCCTACAAGTCGGTGCAG ACCACGCTGCAGACAGACGAGGTGAAAAATGTCCCCTGTGGCACCAG TGGGGGAGTGATGATTTATTTTGACAGAATTGAGGTGGTGAATTTCCTGATCCAAAGTGCAG TATATGACATAGTGAAGAACTACACCGCTGACTATGACAAAGCTCTCATCTTCAACAAGATTCACCACGAGCTGAACCAGTTCTGCAGTGTCCACACGCTGCAGGAGGTCTACATTGAGCTGTTTG ATCAGATTGATGAAAACCTTAAACTGGCCTTGCAGCAAGATCTAACTACAATGGCCCCTGGATTAATTATACAG GCAGTTCGAGTTACAAAGCCAAACATCCCTGAAACGATCCGGAGGAATTATGAGCTGAT GGAGAGTGAGAAGACGAAGTTGCTGATTGCAGCACAGAAACAGAAGGTGgtggagaaggaagcagagacagaaaggaagaaggcCCTCATTG AGGCAGAAAAAATTGCACAAGTTGCTGAAATAACTTATGGACAGAAAGTGatggaaaaggaaacagagaagcGAATTTCAGAGATTGAAG atgctGCATTTCTTGCAAGAGAGAAGGCAAGAGCTGATGCTGAATGCTATACTGCTATGAAAGTAGCCGAGGCTAACAAG ctgAAGTTAACTCCTGAGTATTTGCAGCTGATGAAATACAAGGCTATTGCGGCAAACAGCAAGATATATTTTGGCAAAGATATTCCCAACATGTTCATGGACCATGCAGGAAGCCGGACCAAACTTGCAGATGGACTGGCAGAAGGAGTCCAAGATGATGATGGGGCAGGAACCAGTGAGGACACGAAACTGCCTCATAACATCAACTGA
- the ERLIN2 gene encoding erlin-2 isoform X2, with the protein MAQLGAIAALVLSFLAAAFLSAIHKIEEGHIGVYYRGGALLTSTSGPGFHLMLPFITSYKSVQTTLQTDEVKNVPCGTSGGVMIYFDRIEVVNFLIQSAVYDIVKNYTADYDKALIFNKIHHELNQFCSVHTLQEVYIELFDQIDENLKLALQQDLTTMAPGLIIQAVRVTKPNIPETIRRNYELMESEKTKLLIAAQKQKVVEKEAETERKKALIEAEKIAQVAEITYGQKVMEKETEKRISEIEGVKEVQYPAGSDSYTGVDIAEKQLSDISPRD; encoded by the exons atGGCCCAGCTGGGCGCCATCGCGGCGCTGGTGCTCAGCTTCCTGGCCGCCGCCTTCCTCTCGGCCATCCACAAGATCGAGGAGGGGCACATCGGCGTCTACTACCG CGGCGGGGCGCTGCTGACCTCCACCAGCGGCCCCGGCTTCCACCTCATGCTGCCCTTCATCACCTCCTACAAGTCGGTGCAG ACCACGCTGCAGACAGACGAGGTGAAAAATGTCCCCTGTGGCACCAG TGGGGGAGTGATGATTTATTTTGACAGAATTGAGGTGGTGAATTTCCTGATCCAAAGTGCAG TATATGACATAGTGAAGAACTACACCGCTGACTATGACAAAGCTCTCATCTTCAACAAGATTCACCACGAGCTGAACCAGTTCTGCAGTGTCCACACGCTGCAGGAGGTCTACATTGAGCTGTTTG ATCAGATTGATGAAAACCTTAAACTGGCCTTGCAGCAAGATCTAACTACAATGGCCCCTGGATTAATTATACAG GCAGTTCGAGTTACAAAGCCAAACATCCCTGAAACGATCCGGAGGAATTATGAGCTGAT GGAGAGTGAGAAGACGAAGTTGCTGATTGCAGCACAGAAACAGAAGGTGgtggagaaggaagcagagacagaaaggaagaaggcCCTCATTG AGGCAGAAAAAATTGCACAAGTTGCTGAAATAACTTATGGACAGAAAGTGatggaaaaggaaacagagaagcGAATTTCAGAGATTGAAG GAGTCAAGGAGGTTCAGTATCCTGCAGGATCAGACTCTTACACAGGTGTTGATATTGCAGAGAAACAGCTCTCTGACATCTCTCCAAGGGACTGA
- the PLPBP gene encoding pyridoxal phosphate homeostasis protein isoform X2, with translation MWRAGMAAGQGLGPALRSVTERVQQAAARRPQGLPAVQPRLVAVSKTKPAEMVIEAYSHGQRSFGENYVQELLEKASDSRILSSCPEIKWHFIGHLQKNNVNKLIAVPNLFMLETVDSVKLADKVNSSWQKKGSTQKLKVMVQVNTSGEDSKHGLPPGDTAAAVEHVISKCPSLEFVGLMTIGSIGHDLSKGPNPDFQMLLSLRQEVCEKLNLPIEKVELSMGMSTDFQHAIEVGSTNVRIGSTIFGERDYSNKADGGKALAETEDLPLKII, from the exons ATGTGGAGAGCAGGCATGGCAGCCGGGCAAGGgctgggcccggcgctgcggtCCGTCACCGAGCGGGTACAGCAGGCGGCAGCCCGGAGGCCGCAG GGGCTCCCTGCCGTGCAGCCGCGGCTGGTGGCCGTCAGCAAGACGAAGCCGGCGGAGATGGTGATAGAGGCCTACAGCCACGGGCAGCGCAGCTTCGGGGAGAACTAC GTTCAAGAGTTGCTAGAAAAGGCATCAGACTCCAGA ATTCTGTCGTCTTGTCCAGAGATTAAGTGGCATTTTATTGGCCATCTGCAGAAAAATAACGTCAACAAGTTGATCG CTGTCCCTAACCTGTTCATGTTGGAAACGGTGGATTCTGTGAAACTGGCAGACAAAGTCAACAGCTCGTGGCAGAAAAAAGGATCAACTCAGAAACTAAAAGTCATGGTGCAAGTTAACACTAGCGGAGAAGACA gTAAGCACGGCCTGCCTCCTGGAGACACCGCAGCAGCTGTGGAGCATGTCATCAGCAAGTGTCCGAGCCTGGAATTTGTGGGGCTGATGACGATTGGCAGCATTGGCCATGACCTTAGTAAGGGGCCAAATCCTGATTTCCAG ATGTTGCTATCTTTGCGGCAGGAAGTGTGTGAAAAACTGAACCTCCCCATTGAGAAGGTGGAGCTGAGTATGGGCATGTCCACAGACTTCCAGCACGCA ATAGAAGTTGGATCCACAAATGTCAGGATTGGAAGCACAATTTTTGGAGAGCGAGATTATTCCAACAAAGCAGACGGTGGCAAGGCCCTTGCTGAAACTGAAG ATCTTCCCCTGAAAATTATTTGA
- the PLPBP gene encoding pyridoxal phosphate homeostasis protein isoform X1: MWRAGMAAGQGLGPALRSVTERVQQAAARRPQGLPAVQPRLVAVSKTKPAEMVIEAYSHGQRSFGENYVQELLEKASDSRILSSCPEIKWHFIGHLQKNNVNKLIAVPNLFMLETVDSVKLADKVNSSWQKKGSTQKLKVMVQVNTSGEDSKHGLPPGDTAAAVEHVISKCPSLEFVGLMTIGSIGHDLSKGPNPDFQMLLSLRQEVCEKLNLPIEKVELSMGMSTDFQHAIEVGSTNVRIGSTIFGERDYSNKADGGKALAETEGKMEALTVQGH; this comes from the exons ATGTGGAGAGCAGGCATGGCAGCCGGGCAAGGgctgggcccggcgctgcggtCCGTCACCGAGCGGGTACAGCAGGCGGCAGCCCGGAGGCCGCAG GGGCTCCCTGCCGTGCAGCCGCGGCTGGTGGCCGTCAGCAAGACGAAGCCGGCGGAGATGGTGATAGAGGCCTACAGCCACGGGCAGCGCAGCTTCGGGGAGAACTAC GTTCAAGAGTTGCTAGAAAAGGCATCAGACTCCAGA ATTCTGTCGTCTTGTCCAGAGATTAAGTGGCATTTTATTGGCCATCTGCAGAAAAATAACGTCAACAAGTTGATCG CTGTCCCTAACCTGTTCATGTTGGAAACGGTGGATTCTGTGAAACTGGCAGACAAAGTCAACAGCTCGTGGCAGAAAAAAGGATCAACTCAGAAACTAAAAGTCATGGTGCAAGTTAACACTAGCGGAGAAGACA gTAAGCACGGCCTGCCTCCTGGAGACACCGCAGCAGCTGTGGAGCATGTCATCAGCAAGTGTCCGAGCCTGGAATTTGTGGGGCTGATGACGATTGGCAGCATTGGCCATGACCTTAGTAAGGGGCCAAATCCTGATTTCCAG ATGTTGCTATCTTTGCGGCAGGAAGTGTGTGAAAAACTGAACCTCCCCATTGAGAAGGTGGAGCTGAGTATGGGCATGTCCACAGACTTCCAGCACGCA ATAGAAGTTGGATCCACAAATGTCAGGATTGGAAGCACAATTTTTGGAGAGCGAGATTATTCCAACAAAGCAGACGGTGGCAAGGCCCTTGCTGAAACTGAAGGTAAAATGGAGGCCTTGACAGTGCAGGGTCATTAA
- the PLPBP gene encoding pyridoxal phosphate homeostasis protein isoform X3 — protein MWRAGMAAGQGLGPALRSVTERVQQAAARRPQGLPAVQPRLVAVSKTKPAEMVIEAYSHGQRSFGENYVQELLEKASDSRILSSCPEIKWHFIGHLQKNNVNKLIAVPNLFMLETVDSVKLADKVNSSWQKKGSTQKLKVMVQVNTSGEDSKHGLPPGDTAAAVEHVISKCPSLEFVGLMTIGSIGHDLSKGPNPDFQMLLSLRQEVCEKLNLPIEKVELSMGMSTDFQHAIEVGSTNVRIGSTIFGERDYSNKADGGKALAETEGS, from the exons ATGTGGAGAGCAGGCATGGCAGCCGGGCAAGGgctgggcccggcgctgcggtCCGTCACCGAGCGGGTACAGCAGGCGGCAGCCCGGAGGCCGCAG GGGCTCCCTGCCGTGCAGCCGCGGCTGGTGGCCGTCAGCAAGACGAAGCCGGCGGAGATGGTGATAGAGGCCTACAGCCACGGGCAGCGCAGCTTCGGGGAGAACTAC GTTCAAGAGTTGCTAGAAAAGGCATCAGACTCCAGA ATTCTGTCGTCTTGTCCAGAGATTAAGTGGCATTTTATTGGCCATCTGCAGAAAAATAACGTCAACAAGTTGATCG CTGTCCCTAACCTGTTCATGTTGGAAACGGTGGATTCTGTGAAACTGGCAGACAAAGTCAACAGCTCGTGGCAGAAAAAAGGATCAACTCAGAAACTAAAAGTCATGGTGCAAGTTAACACTAGCGGAGAAGACA gTAAGCACGGCCTGCCTCCTGGAGACACCGCAGCAGCTGTGGAGCATGTCATCAGCAAGTGTCCGAGCCTGGAATTTGTGGGGCTGATGACGATTGGCAGCATTGGCCATGACCTTAGTAAGGGGCCAAATCCTGATTTCCAG ATGTTGCTATCTTTGCGGCAGGAAGTGTGTGAAAAACTGAACCTCCCCATTGAGAAGGTGGAGCTGAGTATGGGCATGTCCACAGACTTCCAGCACGCA ATAGAAGTTGGATCCACAAATGTCAGGATTGGAAGCACAATTTTTGGAGAGCGAGATTATTCCAACAAAGCAGACGGTGGCAAGGCCCTTGCTGAAACTGAAG GTTCCTGA